ACGGGCGTGACGGCGCTGGACGATCATCTAAAGAGTGACGACTTTTTCGATGTCGAGAAGCACCCGACAATCACTTTCGAGTCGACGGGGGTGCGCCGGTCCGGGCTTTCCTCGGTCGTGGTGACGGGCGATCTCACGATCAAGGGCATAACCAAGCCGGTCGACCTGGACGTCACCATGAACCACATTGGCCCGCACCCTCTGGGCTCCTTCTTTGATAAGTACCAGGGCGAGTGGATCGGAATCACGGCGGACGGTTCCTTGCTACGAAGTGAATTCGATCTGGGCCTCGGTGCGCCGATCACCGGCGACCGCATCCGTCTCGAGATCTTCGTGCAAATGAAGGCCGACGAAGCCTAACGCGAATACGCCGGCACGCGGCCATAGGGGCACGGACCACCGCTAATTTTTTTCCGAACCGGGTTCATGCAACTCCGCGACAGCGACCGGACTTGGGGCTGGGTCACCCGTCTCTTTCACTGGACGATGGCGGGCATTATCTTTTTCATGCTCGGCCTGGGCGTCTACATGGCCTATTTCGTCACCGACCCACTCGAGCAGTTCCCCCTGGTGCAGCTCCACAAGAGCTGGGGATTCCTCGTCTTCGGTCTGGCTGTCTTGCGTGTAGTGTGGCGCCTCGGCAACCGGCGAAAGCCCGCTTTACCCGACGCCATGAGCGCGCCGGAAAAGCTTGCCGCCAGGCTTGGGCATCTCGGCCTCTATGTCCTGATCCTGGCCATGCCGATTTCGGGTTGGCTCATGGCGTCCGCCTCGCCGCTGCAAGACACCTTCGGGGTCAAGAACAAGTTCTTCGGCCTGTTCGAGGTTTATGACCCCTTCAAGCCGGGCGGCAAGGAATTGGCCGACTTCTTTGGCGATGTCCACTTCTACTGTGCCATCGCCCTCACCGCCCTGCTCATCGTCCATATCGCCGCCGCGTTGCGGCACCAGTTCGTCAAGCGCGACGACATTCTCAAGCGCATGACCTACGGCGCCTAGCTTTGGCGACCGAGTGAGGTAACCTTGCAGAGGGTCTTGGGCCTGTTTGTGGCTATGAACGCCGGCCCCGGAATCGGCCCGGCGCACGAAACCTT
This DNA window, taken from Alphaproteobacteria bacterium, encodes the following:
- a CDS encoding polyisoprenoid-binding protein, with product MKQSLIAALGVLFFSTVAQAATYEFDPSYTEVRFYYDAQGLTIQSGEWANVTGSAEFDGEDLSTIKVSVSVAADSVDTGVTALDDHLKSDDFFDVEKHPTITFESTGVRRSGLSSVVVTGDLTIKGITKPVDLDVTMNHIGPHPLGSFFDKYQGEWIGITADGSLLRSEFDLGLGAPITGDRIRLEIFVQMKADEA
- a CDS encoding cytochrome b, yielding MQLRDSDRTWGWVTRLFHWTMAGIIFFMLGLGVYMAYFVTDPLEQFPLVQLHKSWGFLVFGLAVLRVVWRLGNRRKPALPDAMSAPEKLAARLGHLGLYVLILAMPISGWLMASASPLQDTFGVKNKFFGLFEVYDPFKPGGKELADFFGDVHFYCAIALTALLIVHIAAALRHQFVKRDDILKRMTYGA